The Platichthys flesus chromosome 5, fPlaFle2.1, whole genome shotgun sequence genome contains the following window.
CAAGAACACTATGATGGGTTTTGTACAGACGTTTGTGGTGTttaataagataagatgagataagataagataagataagataagataagataatttGAGTTGAGGTGCAGATTAGGCATGACATTTCTAGGACTGGAATGAGTATCACATATTTAATCACACCTGTTAAAGTCGTTTTTAGGGGATTTCAATAATTCTCTATAACTCACATTATATACGTTTTCCCATTCTCCTTAAGGAGGCAGCTTTTTTAATaagagattattatttttttccccgTTACAAAAGCGGATGTGATTACACTAAAGGAGGCAGTCCACTCAAATCACTggaaagaaaattaaacaagTCTGATTCAGCCAACGAGCCCTGCCAATTCAATCCAGtctcaggagagagagagagagagagagagagagagagagagagagagagagagagagagagagagagagagagagagagagaggctcgtTTCGGATTGTTATGTCTCACATCTGTTTTTGTCTCATATCATTTTTGCTTATGAGGTTGGTttgtataataataaattatgaatatcTTATTTCAAGGAAACAATGAATATCAATAACAATCTTTCATTGGAAAGTTAgttctcatgtgtgtgttgcctcaGTATCTGTTGCTGCTTCCTTTAAGATCTGTTCCTTAATTGTTTATCGGAACCTTTTTATGATCAACACTAAGTGTATGGTAGAAAGTGGACGCTCTACCCGTATGAACTTCATATTACAAACTCCATCTCGATAGCAAGTATAATGACAAGCTACATTTTTTTATAGTGCCTTAATAGAATTTCcctaatgaataaataatcacGGTGAAGTGCTGAAGTTCAGTGGCATCTCactttgtgctccagacacaactTTAGAGATAAGAGGCTCCTTCTTTGATGCACAGATTGACCCCTGCAGTGATGTAATGACCTCTAttagagaggagaagaagaaggttgcagagctgcagagctgcagagctgcgTTCAAGAGCACACCTTTCCAGGAAATGTGTATATAGCATACATCTCTCCCTGTGAGACTCTTTGCATCTTTTCAACgttggaggaagagaaaaaaaggtggATACATTACCACTTAGTAAAATATAAATGCCGCCATGTTGTTCGACAGAGAAATTCAAATGTGTcatgaaaaatatattgttttagcCATAAAATCTTGATGCGGGATTTTACTAAAACATTTCGACAAGTGGTTTccattaaagaaacaaacaggcaaacaaGTACCGAGTGCACGGGAAAAACAAGCCAACACAGACCTCTCTGCCAACACGGGCCAGTCTGTTTGGAGGCgtcacagaaatataaatattagatatttaaaataaacaattgatCATCTCTCGTCATTAATTCTTAACATTTTGATATGCTTTGCTGACTGAGCAGTTTGCTGTGTTTGCTTTTGGGAAATGATGTTTGCTTTGTCAGTCATGAGACACGGGGAAAATGATGGGTTTactggtttgtgtttaaagttggaGAAGCAAGCTGCACGCAAGTCAGCTGTTGTAGACTGATTCTCATTAATAAAGGGCAGTCTTTATTCATGTCATATTAATATCATGGTAATAACATATGCTGTTTTATGCTTTAAaatcaaaaatgtaatatatactTAACTCAAAAGCCTTGAGTCTTGTTCATCTGATCCAGCTGGCACTTTCACACCTTCCTTGTTTGGTCTGGACCTTCAGGCTTAATATATCAGGAGTTGGAACCACAGACCATGGATAAGTTTGTCTAAAGTTTGAAAAGGTTTCTTTAGAAGGTTTGAACTTTCAGACCATTTTCCAAAACTCACTACAAAGTGGACTAAATAGTGATTAGTGGGTAATTACGTTCACACTTTTCCGGTAATCCTCACCCTGGCTTTTATATACTGAGACACTGAATGTTAatttctctgtctcacaggTACAGAGCCGTGGCCTCCTGGAGCAGAGTGCAGGGCGTGGGCATCCCTCTGTTCACTGTCATTGAGATCGTTTCCATTTGGCTGCTGTCGTTCATCCTGGCCGTACCCGAGGCTATGGTGTTCAACATGCACACCTTCAACTACAGGAATCAAACCATACACACCTGCATGATGAAACCCACAACCGATTTTCTGACGGTACGCTCACGTCCTCACTCCTACAGTGGTTTTATACGAGTCATTGTTTTGCCTGTATTCAGACCATGATGTGCTGCACAGTGCATTGTCTCAAAGTACACTTCAGAACAGTCGTTGATTCTTGGagtgaagagacagaacattACAGGACTAATGAGATAGGAACCTCAGCTGCATGAGGAAAACTTCAAGTGAAAGTGCACGTTCAGCTGAATATTTCTATCATCTTCAAAGCAAGCGTTGTTTGTTCTGAGTGTTTTAAATTGCAGGCTGGCACGATGATGTGCTATTTATAGGGCCGTATACTTTTAAAGTATCTATATGACAGCAGAAGCTATCAACTGTAACATTTCCCTATAAGGgccataaatatttaaaaccctAAAAAACTATTATTTCAGGGTGTGGCACTCCGACCCAAATTCACCTTTCAAGCCCTGAGTTGAGAATTTGACACTAAGaggatttgggggggggggccctttAAGAAATAAACTGGGTCTATTTACTCTCTCTCAGAGTCGGTGGCCTTTTTAACATCCTCCGAGCACATAATTGATAGCAGGCCACGTGCAATTACCCGCCTGAAATCTGAGGCCTGGAGCTGAGCCACATGTGAATATCTATTCCATATGCACTCGGCCGGCCCACTCTGTCCTCAATGTCTCTGCAATAGATAAACAGGTCTTTAGAAACGTAAGCCTCCTAACAGTGTTATTTGATTGAAATgaaatagtgtttttatttttactttactaGATTTTCTCACCAGTTTTATTCAGCTTTATCAGCAAAATGTAGGTTTATGCTTCAGATTTAATGTAAAAAGGTTCAGTCACAATGTGTGGTTTTTAATTTGCGCTGTTTTTAAAGCGTATAGTTACTAAGCAAAGAAATCCAGATGGCCTCATTTAATGTACAAAGGCCAATTAAAACCAGTCAGTTTTCAGAACATGTGAAGTATTCACACAGACTTCAATGGCACTGGAGTACATGGGTAGTCTGGTAGTGGTTTGGGTCCCGGTCAGGTACAATTACCAAAGCATATAAGGATTATAGCCAAGTCTGACTATTCAGGTTCACGCCTACTTCCAGCATCACATATGATGTCTATTTTTTCCTTACATCAGTAGCTATGACAAATTCTATAGAGATTTGCTGCCTACTAAGACAGATGTAATAATtctaaaaactttatttttatagcacttatctaaacaaggttacaaagtgcttaacaaaaacaaatccatggCAAAAAGAAGAGTGAATTATAATAAGATggattcagttcagttcaattttAAGGCCCAAGTCATCACATAATTAGGTCAAgatctaaaaataaatagagaaatccaaaagttcccacaatgagcagcactttgtgctctgtggagagaaaaacactcCCTACAAAAGATGTAGGTCCAAGAAGAGTCATTTGTGGGAAGTTGTCAATTacagaaaaggaagagaaggTTTTATAGGGCAAGAAGAGGTATTAAAGTGTGATGCAGAGCAGGTGGTGGAGTTTtatggaaggagaggaggattgGGCATTTCTAAGGAATTACAAAGAGCGACCTGCTCACactgtaatttgtgtttttattctaattAACTGTGATTTAATATGTCACATGTGCTTGTCCCTGTAGTTCTACAAGGATGCAAAGGACTGGTGGTTGTTTGGCTTCTACTTCTGTGTCCCGCTCGCCTGCACCGCTGTCTTTTACACGCTGATGACCGGCGAGATGCTCAACCACAGGAACGGCAGCCTGCGGATCGCTCTGAGTGAGCACCTCAAACAGGTGGGACCACACGGCTTCTAAAGCACGATGAAAACCCTTATAAGCTTTTAACTCTGAGAAACACAATTCTGTCAAGTCcaaaaaaaaggacattaaCAGTAGCAGTGTGTAAAATGGATACACACTGGCTAAGTGTGTAATCAATAGCCGTCTAACTATCCATTATGCAAACTTCATTATATttgctcttttcatttcctcaccAGAGACGGGAAGTGGCCAAAGCTGTCTTCTGCCTGGTCCTCATCTTTGCCCTATGCTGGTTCCCACTGCACCTCAGCAGGATCCTGAAGAGGACGGTCTACTCCCAGAATGATAGATCGCGATGTGACCTGCTCAGGTTAGTTGCTGGTAGAGCAACGCTcctcaattaaaaaatgtacaaatatgaAACCCGAAGAATAAGGATAAGTATAATCagacttttttacattttcttttcacagtttcctgttgGTGCTGGATTACCTTGGTATCAACCTTGCAACCATCAACTCCTGCATAAACCCCATTATCCTCTACTTTGTGAGCAAGAAGTTTAAAAACTGCTTCAAGGTATAGTACTTCCCTACAACAGGGCGcatgttacacaaacacacacacgaccacacaaaCATTCTGAATAAGCCTTCGGATTTAGTCTTGCCagtaaagaaaacagagaacTCGGGATATGGTCCATGACTCAGATGTTGTGATGGCATTCCATGCAAAAGCAGCTCTTTGATTTATGTATTCACTTTACTGGCAGAGGTCACACACTGCAAATATCTGTCAAAGGGACCTGAGCTGGAGATAAACCATGTCTCAAGTTTGCACGTCATATGAGTTttgggagggagggtggggggggagtcAAAAGAAAATCCTACAAGTAACAATGTTAATGTATGAGTGAGTGGAATCCATCTTCTCATCGAACTCCCAACAAGAACGAAAATGAATCATAATGTATTTCCCGaaacttttcctttaaaaattaactttatttttttctcttcacatGTTCTTTCAGTCATGCTTGTGCTGCTGGTGTTACTCTGACAACCAGCTGAGCAGTATCGGACCCATGAACGGCACCAGTATCCAGTGTAAGAGCCCCGAGCCCAACAACCTGTACAGTGACCGCAGCATCAGGAAGGACAGCAACTGAACCACTCGCTCACCTGAGGACTGTTTTCAAGCTTTTCAAAACCCCCACAAGAAGCTGTTCCAACGCAACCAGTTCAGAAAAAGTACTTTTTCAGTCAACATCCTTCGGACAACTGACGCAACTCATGAGCCTGTATGGGgacaattcattttcatttctctgcGACTTTTTGGACGGACGGAGCCGCAAAGTACAAGACCTTCACACGGTGGACCTTTGCTTGGTCAGGATTGTTTCTTCTATCCGTTATTGTTCAACTTCCCATTTATTATTGTAACCATGAGGCCAAAGGTCCTCCAACCATAAGGAATCACCATGAACTTTTCTTTAACCTAACCGTGTCGTGACCATTCCATAAGTTTTATTACGACTTTGAGGAAGAAGGTCCAGGAGACCTCTGTTTGGGATGAACGACATCCGGCCACCTACGCCTGTTCCGGCTGGAAGACATGCTGGAAATACGTCTGGTGTCAGAATATGAGCAAAAACAGTTCACTGGCACAAAATTAGAAAAAGTGCAGGACTGTTTTTGGAGCAGATAAGGTACAACTCTGTATTTTTGTAGCACAGGTCAAGCAAATGATAAATATGGAGTAATGCGTTATGACAGGTCTGATATCACCATTCACCAAAAATGGACAGGAATGACCTTTTTAATAGCACTGTGAATTCGACTATACAACAATAGGCTAATGTGCATGTATAAGCcatggaatatatatatatatatgtgtatagtGTCCACTTTTATAAAGTGTTATATTGCAGTAATGATAAGTGTTTTATCCAGACAATGATGTAATAACAGAGGCAGATGAGTTGTACTGGTGGTGGTAAAGACTCCGAATGTTATAGTCTGACATTTTGGTAACATGATTATTCGCTTTCTTGCAAAGAGTTAGAATCGactttcatgtctgtgtgttgaacATTACGTTAAATcagctagttagcttagcttaaagGCTGATAGAAGGGGGAAACTGCTagcaaaacaacatttgtttaagTCGCTGTATCTCCTTTATTTGAACCATACAAAAAAACGTGTACTTGTATAGAGGGGAcgacaaaatacatttacactaAAAGGaacagtgtgtaagatttagatgaaagggatctattgacagaaattgaACATAAAATAATCTAAATTGTGGACTGTGAGGTGAGggggattcagctgcaacatgcaacgtcaccactaggtgtcactgaattctacacactgaacctttaagtaacTATTAATGTAATCACTTAGTAATTATCTATAGCTTTATGTAAACCTAACCCGATCACTATTAGTGGGGTTTACGTCTGTACCTTGGCTGACTGCAGTTATTTCCCAGCTGaactaagctaagctaacttgCTGCTAGCCGTAGCCTTGTACACAACCTGCAGTAATGAGAGCGATGTCAATCTCCTCTACTCATTCAAGAAAGTACTTACAGGAAATTATAAGTGTTCTTTAATGTGTGGCAAACGTGTTCAACTATAATGCCTTATATTGTTTGATATGTGAATACATGTAAACCTATGTGTgcttgaacatgtgtgtgtgtgtgtgtgtgtgtgtgtgtgtgtgtgtgtgtgtgtgtgtgcgtgttccaCTTTTGCACACTTGAGTACATAAGACCAAGTGATATCTGTACCGTGTTATTTTACCACTATCCCTCAACATATACAAACGTTACACATACCCTGTGGAAGACGGAACTCACATGTGTTTGTTGCCTTGGATTTAACGTGTAAACCACGTGTTAGTGCTGCTGCTTGTACCAATAAATCCATTTTCCATCTCCACTGTGAACAAAGAGGTTCATTTTACCGTTGCCCACAAGCGTTGCTCTCTCCGGAAAAGCCACTGGGGcccccctctctgtttttcaTCTGCGTCTTTGAGAAAAAGGCGTCTGGGAGTGATTTGACGCTCACTGTGACCTGCTTGGCAACGGAGCCCTCAGGGTTGCGAATGTCAGTGGAGAGGATGTGACCAGCTCGGACGGTGGGAATCTGATACCAACTCACTTCGCATCTGTGTGGCCAAAAGAGCGTAGAGGAAAAAAGATTTGAGCGTTTTAACTCCATTTTTAGTCTCAGCTTTGATGTGACGGgattgtttgtgcatgtttgctTACATACAATGTCATAATGGTCATTAAAGTGAGCGATTGCTGAAAATGTAGAAGTTTTAATGGCAGTGGGACTTTATTCAATgcgacacaaacacatttcaacttTCTTTAATGGAACAAGCATTTATTTGACACTTTTTTTGCATCGGCTAACTCAAAAAGAGACAATTACCAGGACCACGGATATCCATTCACAAAGCTGAGAAACACCCAAGACCAACAGCACATTGTAGCAACCCACTTCTTTATCTGAATAAGGCCTGTTATTTGTTTCAGCTGGTTGGTGATAAATCACAGCCAGGTCATAAACTTCATGAAACTGTTTCATATTCCTCAAATGAAATCACTGATTGGGTCAAAACATGGGttgataaaacacaacatttcacagTTTAATGAGGATGGAAATGAAGCAAAACATGTAATGACATTCAGATGAAACAGAATGGGAAAACATCCATGTGTTTCTGGGACATGAACAACCCAAGTGtgtgagaggaagtgaggaagaGTGGGACGCTGCGGTTTTATTTCTGTGGAATTTGGTGGGAACCTTTCCTTCTTGCCAGCAGTGAATTGAATAAAGCTAGAAAACAAATAAGAGGCTCTCGTGGCTCCAAAGTACTCCTCAGTGCGGAGCTCACTCAGATTTGTTTATGGATTCCCTCAGTCTGTTAAAAACCAAGTGTCCGAGGCAAAGACAATGGAGGCTGCGTCACAAGATTTCCTGCTCAAGTACTCAagttttgaaataaagaaaggtCCTGAATTTCAAAGTCTTTCTGCTGCCGGACATTGTCATGCTATTCTATTTAATGTGGAATATGTGTTACAACGTTTATTCAATTCCAAGagtcaaaaataaacaactaaCAACTAACAAGTTCAGTTTAAACCACTCTGTTCAcatgagacaaataaataaaataaataaaacattctctTTCCTGCCCAAGCATTAGATGGTAAAATAAACTCACTTATTTGTGAGTGAAGTCGCTTACGCCCTCAGACTTTTGCAGAAACATACAGGTATgctgaataataaatatatttataccaatttaattataagaaatgcaaaaaataatGATGCACACAGTGGAGAGTGGATGAGTAAGGGTAAGCACAAAAAGCCATAATAGCTGAAAAGCTACAGGCCTGCGTGAGAAGAGCAGATCTCCGCTGAGCTGGCTGCTTTTCTGGCCTTGACACATGGTGCACATGAGGCTGTCAGGTCCAGCCTCTGCAGACAGGAAACACTGAGCAGCAGACAAGATGAGACACTTTCATAATGTAGTGCACgttgttaaattaataatttgctTCATCAAATTAACAATCAGGCAGGTAAAGTATAAGTTTACAGCCCTGGCTCAGCAGCTCAGTTCCCTAGTGTGACTTATTGCAGTACTTTTGTTATGTCGTATAATTGATTAGGTTGATTTTATTCAATATTCTTAATATTGTCAACAGATACAAACACTGATATAAATCATGAAACAGGTCCCAAATAGTTTAGTCCATAGAAAGGTATTCCTCAAATCAGCTCGGTATTGGTAGATTTAAAACATGTATGTCAAACTGGATCAAATGCTCTGTTTGTTGGGGCCTAATTTCAGGCACAGATTTGAAGGGCCatgttttacattatatatatttacacgtATACATTACATGGAATCAATTCAAAGTATAGTTGCTATCATGCCTGTAGTGCAACAtgataagaaaataatttgtcaCTCAatagagacactgactcagttGTATAAAGCTTTAGATAAGCAGGTAATTCTTGGAAATTCAATACTGGTTTATTGATAGTAAACACTAAAATATTACCAGCCTGATCCTTTAAAGAGGCTCAGAGGGACATGTTGTGAAACTATGACTCCTGCTTTCACTGTCGATGCTGTTTGACTTTGAGCTTCTTCAGCCCCATCTCCACTCGCGGGTGTTGTTCCGGAGCAGATGAGCTGAAGTGAACAGCCCTCAGTGAGTCTGAACATTTCCTGACACACAGGCCTATGGCAGACGTATTAAGATAAATAAGTCATTGTTGAACAATGGCACACTTGTGTATTACCCTGACAGAGGAGGTGCACTTTGGGTGATACATTATATCTAAGGGAATCAGACTCGATGTCTCTTCTTTTCTTATGCATTGATTGTTATTGTTCCTCCGGCCGATCCATTCTGCTCATCTTTTCCTGTGAGGCACGTTCGGTACGAGCTGCCTCACCCAATGGTTTTGGGCGGTGATTTAGCAGAAGCGATGGACGCCACATCCCTTAttctaaaatgtgttttggCTCTGATCAAACACAGCATATGTTTATCT
Protein-coding sequences here:
- the ednraa gene encoding endothelin receptor type Aa; translated protein: MGTAALHMLVLMACLAARGMCQINRAQAEKDLGLLAHSTRQSRGTYSTVSPSTGPGPHLQALGADSQAAGSAFANETVVKTPVKPPMCLQMTSLKGYFKYINTTISVIVFAVGLIGNATLLRIIYRNKCMRNGPNALIASLALGDLIYIFIDIPINVYKLLASRWPFDDSVVGLWLCKMVPFLQKASVGITVLNLCALSVDRYRAVASWSRVQGVGIPLFTVIEIVSIWLLSFILAVPEAMVFNMHTFNYRNQTIHTCMMKPTTDFLTFYKDAKDWWLFGFYFCVPLACTAVFYTLMTGEMLNHRNGSLRIALSEHLKQRREVAKAVFCLVLIFALCWFPLHLSRILKRTVYSQNDRSRCDLLSFLLVLDYLGINLATINSCINPIILYFVSKKFKNCFKSCLCCWCYSDNQLSSIGPMNGTSIQCKSPEPNNLYSDRSIRKDSN